In Vibrio sp. FE10, the following are encoded in one genomic region:
- the bioB gene encoding biotin synthase BioB yields the protein MEVRHDWTVAEVTALLEKPFMDLMFEAQVVHRQYQEHNHVQVSTLLSIKTGACPEDCKYCPQSAHYRTDVDKERLMEVERVLDAALKAKNAGSTRFCMGAAWKNPKERDMPHLTDMIKGVKGMGLETCMTLGMLTPDQAGELADAGLDYYNHNLDTSPEFYGSIITTRTYQDRLDTLSHVRDAGMKICSGGIIGMGESTNDRAGLLVELANLPVHPESVPINMLVKVKGTPMENVDDVESFDFIKLIAIARIMMPMSAVRLSAGRENMNEQMQAMCFMAGANSIFYGCKLLTTPNPDEDTDMQLFKKLGINSQQVAQKPDEIQENELLDQVVERVAARPTKDDMFYDATV from the coding sequence GTGGAAGTTCGTCATGACTGGACAGTTGCTGAAGTAACAGCGCTGCTTGAAAAACCGTTTATGGATTTAATGTTTGAAGCTCAAGTTGTTCATAGACAGTACCAAGAGCACAACCACGTGCAGGTGAGTACGCTTTTATCAATTAAGACGGGTGCTTGCCCTGAAGATTGTAAGTACTGCCCTCAAAGTGCTCACTACCGAACAGATGTCGACAAAGAACGCTTAATGGAAGTCGAGCGTGTTTTGGATGCGGCGCTAAAAGCTAAGAACGCGGGTTCGACTCGTTTCTGTATGGGCGCGGCATGGAAAAATCCGAAAGAGCGCGATATGCCTCACCTAACTGACATGATCAAAGGTGTGAAAGGCATGGGTCTAGAAACGTGTATGACACTGGGTATGCTAACGCCAGATCAAGCGGGTGAGTTAGCGGACGCAGGTTTGGATTACTACAACCACAACCTTGATACGTCTCCTGAATTCTACGGCAGCATTATTACTACTCGTACTTACCAAGATCGTTTAGATACCCTATCTCACGTGCGTGATGCGGGTATGAAGATCTGTTCTGGCGGTATCATTGGTATGGGCGAAAGCACCAATGACCGAGCAGGCCTTCTCGTAGAGCTAGCGAACCTTCCAGTACACCCTGAAAGTGTGCCAATCAACATGCTGGTAAAAGTGAAAGGCACACCGATGGAAAACGTCGATGATGTTGAGTCTTTCGACTTCATTAAGTTGATTGCGATTGCTCGTATCATGATGCCAATGTCTGCGGTTCGTTTATCTGCAGGTCGCGAGAATATGAACGAACAGATGCAAGCGATGTGTTTCATGGCGGGTGCGAATTCTATCTTCTACGGTTGTAAGCTACTGACTACGCCAAACCCAGACGAAGACACGGATATGCAGCTGTTTAAGAAGCTGGGTATCAACAGCCAACAGGTCGCTCAAAAACCTGACGAAATTCAAGAAAATGAACTGTTAGATCAAGTGGTGGAGCGCGTTGCTGCTCGTCCAACGAAAGATGACATGTTCTACGATGCCACTGTTTAA
- the bioF gene encoding 8-amino-7-oxononanoate synthase, with translation MPLFKSRIKSALAHRREQGLTRQLKVLENSNSPLLNSEGSRFINFSSNDYLGLANDPELVDAWQTGLSQYGAGSAASPLVTGFSPAHRNLEAQLCEWLGFERAILFSSGFSANQALLFSLLEKDDSLLQDKLNHASLMEAGMLSPATMKRFKHNDTQHLESLLSRSPQSLVVTEGVFSMDGDQAPLSQISNLTNQYDSWLAVDDAHGIGVLGDKGAGSCSAAQISPDILVVTFGKAFGLSGAAILCSSEVGDYLTQFARHHVYSTAMPPSQAVALSHACQMIQTQEWRREKLTELGALYKEQMSRVKGFIDTQTPIKPFVIGEAQAALSIAEELKRNQVWVTAIRPPTVPTGTARLRITLTANHSQTQVLQLTDSLLQAIERSNDSEGKPSIESSVELKKEAQ, from the coding sequence ATGCCACTGTTTAAATCTCGCATCAAAAGTGCCCTTGCTCATCGCCGTGAGCAAGGGTTAACTCGTCAACTCAAGGTACTCGAAAACAGCAATAGCCCTTTGCTTAATAGTGAAGGTTCTCGCTTTATTAACTTTTCGAGTAATGATTACCTAGGCTTGGCAAACGATCCTGAACTGGTCGATGCATGGCAAACCGGACTTTCCCAATATGGTGCTGGCAGTGCGGCATCGCCATTGGTTACAGGCTTTAGTCCTGCTCATCGAAACTTAGAGGCTCAGCTGTGTGAATGGCTTGGCTTCGAACGTGCCATTCTCTTTAGTTCTGGTTTCAGTGCTAATCAAGCCTTGTTGTTTTCTCTGCTCGAAAAAGACGACTCTCTGTTGCAAGACAAACTTAACCACGCCTCCTTGATGGAAGCGGGGATGCTTTCACCTGCAACCATGAAACGCTTTAAGCACAACGACACGCAGCATTTAGAGTCGCTATTAAGCCGATCTCCACAATCCTTGGTCGTGACTGAGGGGGTGTTCAGCATGGATGGCGATCAAGCGCCTCTGAGTCAGATATCTAACCTGACAAATCAATACGACAGTTGGTTGGCGGTTGATGATGCCCACGGTATCGGCGTATTAGGTGATAAAGGGGCAGGGAGCTGCAGTGCGGCACAAATCTCCCCCGATATTTTGGTGGTGACCTTTGGTAAAGCGTTTGGTCTTTCAGGTGCTGCGATTCTTTGTTCGTCAGAAGTGGGTGATTATTTAACTCAGTTTGCTCGGCATCATGTGTACTCGACCGCGATGCCACCTTCACAAGCGGTGGCTTTGTCTCATGCGTGTCAGATGATTCAGACGCAAGAGTGGCGCCGAGAGAAGTTAACTGAGTTAGGTGCTCTCTATAAAGAGCAGATGAGCCGCGTGAAAGGTTTCATTGATACTCAGACTCCGATTAAGCCGTTTGTGATTGGTGAAGCTCAAGCTGCCTTATCTATAGCGGAAGAATTAAAGCGTAACCAAGTTTGGGTAACGGCGATAAGGCCACCAACCGTTCCGACAGGGACTGCTCGTCTGCGAATTACGTTAACGGCCAACCACAGTCAGACGCA